The following coding sequences are from one Gossypium hirsutum isolate 1008001.06 chromosome A12, Gossypium_hirsutum_v2.1, whole genome shotgun sequence window:
- the LOC107945628 gene encoding MADS-box protein SOC1-like isoform X1 gives MVRGKTQMRRIENNTSRQVTFSKRRNGLLKKAFELSVLCDAEVALIIFSPRGKLFEFASSSMQQTIERYRRRTKDNETNKPIEQNLQHLKTESANMLKTLEDLEISRRKLLGENLGSCTLEELQEIEQQLQKSVSIIRARKTQIFRDQIEQLKEKEKALAAENEKLCEKLFMSQCGTKSWKRLSEQEDNVPYDESSPSSDVETELFIGLPEGRTRRIVQLN, from the exons ATGGTGAGGGGAAAAACACAAATGAGGCGCATAGAGAACAATACAAGCAGGCAAGTTACATTCTCAAAGCGACGAAATGGGCTACTAAAGAAAGCTTTTGAACTATCAGTTCTTTGTGATGCTGAAGTTGCTTTAATCATCTTCTCTCCTAGAGGCAAGCTCTTTGAATTTGCAAGCTCTAG CATGCAGCAAACTATAGAACGTTATAGGCGGCGTACAAAGGATAACGAAACCAATAAGCCAATTGAACAAAACCTGCAG CATCTAAAGACTGAATCAGCAAACATGTTGAAGACATTAGAAGATCTTGAAATTTCAAGAAG GAAACTACTTGGAGAGAATTTGGGTTCATGCACACTTGAAGAATTACAAGAGATAGAACAGCAATTACAAAAGAGTGTGAGCATCATCAGAGCAAGAAAG ACACAAATTTTCAGGGACCAGATTGAACAATTGAAAGAAAAG GAGAAAGCCTTAGCTGCTGAAAATGAAAAGCTTTGTGAAAAG TTGTTCATGTCTCAGTGTGGAACAAAATCATGGAAAAGATTGAGCGAGCAAGAAGACAATGTACCGTATGACGAAAGCAGTCCAAGCTCGGACGTTGAGACCGAACTGTTCATCGGACTGCCGGAAGGTAGAACGAGACGGATCGTGCAACTCAATTGA
- the LOC107945628 gene encoding MADS-box protein SOC1-like isoform X2: MVRGKTQMRRIENNTSRQVTFSKRRNGLLKKAFELSVLCDAEVALIIFSPRGKLFEFASSSMQQTIERYRRRTKDNETNKPIEQNLQHLKTESANMLKTLEDLEISRRKLLGENLGSCTLEELQEIEQQLQKSVSIIRARKTQIFRDQIEQLKEKEKALAAENEKLCEKCGTKSWKRLSEQEDNVPYDESSPSSDVETELFIGLPEGRTRRIVQLN, from the exons ATGGTGAGGGGAAAAACACAAATGAGGCGCATAGAGAACAATACAAGCAGGCAAGTTACATTCTCAAAGCGACGAAATGGGCTACTAAAGAAAGCTTTTGAACTATCAGTTCTTTGTGATGCTGAAGTTGCTTTAATCATCTTCTCTCCTAGAGGCAAGCTCTTTGAATTTGCAAGCTCTAG CATGCAGCAAACTATAGAACGTTATAGGCGGCGTACAAAGGATAACGAAACCAATAAGCCAATTGAACAAAACCTGCAG CATCTAAAGACTGAATCAGCAAACATGTTGAAGACATTAGAAGATCTTGAAATTTCAAGAAG GAAACTACTTGGAGAGAATTTGGGTTCATGCACACTTGAAGAATTACAAGAGATAGAACAGCAATTACAAAAGAGTGTGAGCATCATCAGAGCAAGAAAG ACACAAATTTTCAGGGACCAGATTGAACAATTGAAAGAAAAG GAGAAAGCCTTAGCTGCTGAAAATGAAAAGCTTTGTGAAAAG TGTGGAACAAAATCATGGAAAAGATTGAGCGAGCAAGAAGACAATGTACCGTATGACGAAAGCAGTCCAAGCTCGGACGTTGAGACCGAACTGTTCATCGGACTGCCGGAAGGTAGAACGAGACGGATCGTGCAACTCAATTGA